The Pangasianodon hypophthalmus isolate fPanHyp1 chromosome 5, fPanHyp1.pri, whole genome shotgun sequence genome includes a window with the following:
- the LOC128318421 gene encoding uncharacterized protein LOC128318421, translating into MARVIEMDNLPFAIICTPFCVCATVLNVFFIFCLCKPAAGVNVRQPLYLLLTAVLGNSIVQQLIAMISVVLSFLSPPDWLLVVNVAIIFQTYCSSFSINAWISIFYYMKIVPQHWKIFIWVKKNMKAIVFAGFLFDQTLLTSALSVGTASTYFYLRRHIKRMEQTTGSSSHPQQKNHMRVTVMGIVQAALFIPTSLYAMVMALLFSTLYETLDNNKHITMTIVSISNLANISCLGFSQSVFRLRVIALLKRVKKAFGLMDQT; encoded by the exons ATGGCGCGAGTTATTGAAATGGATAATCTGCCATTTGCCATCATTTGCACCCCGTTCTGTGTCTGCGCTACTGTACTGAACGTCTTCTTCATTTTTTGCCTCTGTAAGCCAGCTGCGGGAGTGAACGTTCGTCAACCTTTGTACCTGTTACTAACTGCAGTGTTAGGCAATTCAATAGTTCAGCAATTGATTGCCATGATCTCAGTTGTCCTGTCCTTTTTATCACCACCTGACTGGCTTCTCGTAGTAAACGTGGCAATAATCTTCCAAACCTACTGCTCCAGTTTCTCAATCAATGCTTGGATCAGCATTTTTTACTACATGAAGATCGTTCCACAACACTGGAAAATCTTCATCTGGgttaagaaaaacatgaaagcCATAGTTTTTGCTGGATTTCTCTTTGACCAGACCTTGCTTACGTCTGCGTTATCGGTGGGTACCGCATC AACATATTTCTACCTGCGGAGACATATCAAGAGGATGGAACAGACTACTGGTTCTTCCTCTCATCCTCAGCAGAAGAACCATATGCGGGTGACTGTCATGGGCATAGTGCAGGCTGCTCTGTTCATCCCCACCAGCCTGTATGCCATGGTCATGGCTTTGCTCTTCTCAACTCTTTATGAAACACTGGATAATAACAAACATATCACAATGACAATCGTGTCCATATCTAACTTGGCAAATATTTCGTGTTTGGGCTTTTCTCAGTCTGTTTTTCGGCTCAGGGTGATCGCTTTATTGAAGAGAGT